Proteins encoded in a region of the Mercenaria mercenaria strain notata chromosome 1, MADL_Memer_1, whole genome shotgun sequence genome:
- the LOC128545956 gene encoding guanylate-binding protein 1-like: MENEPKKLSPERLLMFNHPGQCSPKMKKKIDNPPTSPGTGRQDDILDSPVFQKPMRLTETTNGKVQSFPETLKEINKIGKTLNIVSVVGTLRTGKSFLLNKLAGIKPGEPGFEMGHSPTAVTKGIWVMCRQHPTQEDQVLVLLDTEGIDDPKKVDISDDQSLFILATLLSSTMVYNTGGNFDRMAIDKFKNPFMLGR, from the exons ATGGAAAACGAACCGAAGAAATTATCGCCAGAACGACTTTTGATGTTCAACCATCCAGGACAATGCTCTCCAAAAATGAA gaagAAGATAGACAACCCTCCAACCTCACCAGGAACAGGAAG ACAAGATGATATTTTAGATTCTCCAGTATTTCAAAAACCCATGAGGCTTACGGAAACAACTAATGGAAAGGTACAGAGCTTCCCTGAAACtctgaaagaaataaacaaaattggAAAAACTCTCAACATTGTGTCTGTTGTTGGAACGCTTAGAACTGGGAAATCTTTCCTCTTGAATAAACTGGCAGGAATCAAACCGGGCGAACCAG GTTTCGAAATGGGTCATTCTCCAACAGCAGTAACCAAAGGTATCTGGGTAATGTGTCGACAACATCCTACACAAGAAGACCAGGTTCTTGTTCTCCTTGACACAGAAGGCATCGACGACCCAAAGAAG GTAGACATATCGGATGACCAGTCATTGTTTATATTAGCAACCCTCTTAAGCAGTACAATGGTTTACAATACAGGAGGGAACTTTGACAGAATGGCGATTGATAAGTTCAAGAATCCTTTCATGTTAGGTAGATGA